The nucleotide sequence GACACCACCATGGAAAACGTTGGTCAACCGCTCCGTGATGTTGTGGACCGACTTAATGGAGAGGTCTGGGAACCCCCCAAGTCTGAGCTGGGACCATCGAGTGCGGAGGGACAATCGACTCCAGTCCCTCCAGAGCGGCAGCCCTTTCCAGAGGACTCTGAGGCCAAGCCTCCAGACCCAGACTCAAGCCCAGACCTCCAACAGGCCGCCCAAAACCTACTCTTCCTTACCCCCGACGATCCAGACGCTGCTCCCCCAGGTGGTGGGAACCATGACACTTCAGAGCATGGCCAGTCACAGGTACTTTCAGGTGGCCATGAAGATCAAAGAGAAGCAAAAGCAATTGCAGGACAGGAACAAAACGTAAAGACAGGAGAAGAATATGATAAAGACAAGTGTGAAACGACTCTACAAGATGAGAAACTGAGCCCAAGTGAAAGTTCTCATCCTGCTGAATTTAAGTAAGGAAGGACACAGTATGTGTGTGgtgctttttaaaattgtatcatGTACTTCAtgttcacttttgttttttttagggtggacAACAACCATTTACTGCTTCTCATGATCCACGTATTCAGGGAAAATGAGGAGCAACTCTTTAGGGTGATTTCCTTATTATAATACTTTCTTGATTACTGTACTGCTGTATTCCTCATTaggatagattaaaaaaatctattgccAAGCAAAGATTACCACTTAATGACAGTGTTTTTACAGGGAGTTCATTGTAAAAACCCTACATTTTTGTCTGCTTAGATGGTGAGGATGAGTACAGGCCATATGGAAGGTGATCTACAGCCTCTTTATCTACTGCTGACTGATTGTTACATCTATCTGCTGAGGAAAGGTCAGTGGGTGGGGAAGGAATATTTTTCACTCAATTCCAATACTCACATAGCCTACTGTGTAATCTAAATGACTGTACAGAGGCATTTGACATAATGCTTCTTGCCTTTGACTCTGCTCAGGTGCAGCAGAGAAGCCTTACACAGTGGAAGAGGCCGTTTCTTACAATGAACTTGACTATCTCTCAGTAAGATATTTCCTTTGCCTGTGGAAAATATTTGGAACTTTCAGGTCTCAAATTAATGGTCATAAACTGTGGCGTTTGAACAAGTTTGTaagctttttttcccatccAGGTCTGGAAGTAATTACAGTGTGTCAGCTTGAGAGTTGTTATGTTTTCAGGTGGGCCTTGATCAACAGACAGTGAGCATAATTTGCACAAATAGAAGAAGGAAGTTCCTATTTGACTCAGCGGATACTTCCTTGACCTTGTGAGTTTGCATCAACATTAATCAGTGTCTCTTTACAATTGAAAAAGGCCACGAGAATCTCTTCATTTTTGCTTCTAGATGGTTCTTGTCCATTCTTAAGACAGCCATGGTCAAGGGTTGTCGTGAGCCCCCTTATCCTCCCATCCTAACTGATGCCACTATGGAAAAACTCGCTCTCACAAAATTTGTCTCGCAGGAATCTCACTGTGAGGTAAAGAAATACTAAATGCTGACATTTGGGCCCTTGTTTTTGAACAGATTTTCCTCACGTTCCTTATATGTATCTCCAGGTTTCTGAAGTTTCTATCAATCTGTATTCACTGGTCCACTGGGAAGACCCTATGGATGCATCCATTCCGAATCTGAAATCAAATTCCAGTACAAAGGAAGGAATGTTGCAGTACCGTGCTGGTTCCACGTACCTGGGAAAAGAGCTTTGGAAAAGCTGCTACCTTGTCCTCAGGTGGGAGGGGTTGGATCACCCTGTGTAAATGCACTCGTTTCATATCAATATTTTTACATGAACATCCTTTGTTATGCAAACAAATGATCTTTATAATCTTCCTAATGTGCCATTGTTGTTGCTCTCTTTTTATAGCAATGGGATACTATACCTTTATGCAGAAAGGACTGATGTGGTGCCTTTGCTCTCAGTTACTATGGGGTAATTGTTGAATAAAGAAAGTAATGATATACACAAGTGCAAAGTTGGGCAGAACCAGTTATGCCAAGGTAACCATGGATATGTCTATCTCCCCTATTCTTATGGCAGGGGAGAAAACTGCGGAGGGTGCCGTCGTTCTAATAGTACAGAGCGTCCGCATGCCTTTCAAGTCATTCTGACAGAGCGCCCCCCATTGGAGCTCAGTGCCAACAATGAACAGGACATGGCTGAGTGGATGCTGGTCCTCTGCCAGTCTGTTTCCAAAGGAGtaaggagaaacttttttttttttttgattcaaCCAAATGATTGTTACGAGCTTTATCCTGGGCTTGCTGTCATCCAGGTCATCCCCCAAGGTGCGGCCCCCACCACATGCATCCCATGTTGCCTGGTTGTGACGAGCAGCAAGCTGCTGACTTGTCATCAGGATTGCCAGACCGGCTTCTTCCGCTCGCTGGGCAGTGCTGACATTTGTGACGTGGAGGCTGTCAGCCTGGAGGCTGACCTGGGGTACTGCGTTATTGTGAGTGAACTCACGTGGTGCTTCACATACATTTGAGTGGCTTTCATATACTAATGCTCATTTTCCGTATGTTTTACTGGCAGGAGTTTGCCACGGATCGACACCACTTCCTTCCCCCCTGGGTCTTGTACTTCAGTGGGCGTGAGGAGAGAGACAGACTGCTGGAAGTGTTGGACAATGTTTGGCAAAATATATTCCAGGTACAAATATCTTTATAAATGTATAGCAATTCCTCGTTTATCGCAGTGATTAGGTAGAGCAATGTAGGAACAGTATTTTTTGGGCGcctatttattatcatttggACTTTATCGCTCTACGTACTGTTCTTTAACACACCCAATACAATATTGTTCACTAGTCCTGCTCTTCCAAGAACAATTCTTAAGGAGTAACATttaatatcaaataaaataaaaattctacTTTGCTTTGTTGTCATTATATTCAGATGCAAGGCTATATTTTTTGGCCTGCGCAGCTTCCATACTAACGATAGTCTTACTATGAGACGTGACAACCCTCTTTGCATGTTTGTGTTCAAGCTTAATAAACTGAACTGCTTTTTCGTTCACAGGTGGCACTCCCTCACAGAGTCGTGTGCGAGCCATCAGTGAAGAAGCGTTGCAACGAAGGCCTCGCCTTAATGAAGAGCGCCTGGCAGAGGGCAGACAGTTTGGCTCGAGGCCGAGCACAGCGGGAGCCTTGGtgctgacacacacacaaacacgtatGCACACTCTCACCATTGATTGGTTCAGCACACTTGAATATGGACAATGATCAGTGACCGATGCGTCCGGCGCAGCCAGGTAGGCATACTTTAAATGAGCGCTGGAGAAAATGTATTTCGAGAACTCATGCATGTTGCCCAGACTCACATGTGCTTTGCAGCCGTGCACTAGGAATgaatggagaagaaaaaaaaacacgttattAGTGCAGCCTGTTACATGCCTATAATCAGTGATTCATTTTAGAGGATGTTTTTCTCTTGTGTATCAAAGCCTATGTTGTGCCTAAGTATTATAAACATTACTCACCAAAAGTTACAGATTTTCAGGTTTTATGTAAAAGCTCCTTTTTAGATGACAGTGAAATGTACATTGGAACATTTGAACAACAGTATGGTGTGAATTAAAATGTTTAGAAAGAGGTCAAATTATCACCTGTAAATGTTTAAATTACTTTTACGAGTAGTGTCTATACAGGTAGATCTCAACAATTATTCAAGTTAATGTAGTTCATTTCAAAAGGTTAAAGGAGAGTTAAGCCCAATATGTCAATATTATATCTCAAATGCTTTTTACTCCAAAAATCTCCAATACATATATAATGTCTTTTTTctgtgaaaaatgttttaaaacattGCTTCTGTTTTGGGTAGTCTCTCATTTTAAAGGCCTTTCACTCTTGTGAGAGTTCAGacttcttttttaattgaagtttGTATTCCACTTACATTGCTATTTTACTCTCCACCATCCCAAAATTATGTTTAATTGCTAATTAAGtacattatcatttatttaaatgccAAATGTCAGCCACACCACTCTGCGCTCAatttttgcatgtattttttctttaattgggTTTAATTTCCCTTTGTAAACTATTTTCTGATTTATGATATTCATTCATAAAACCTAAAGCTTATGGAAAATTGACAATCTAAAACAATAGATAAAATACACTAGCCAGAATCATATCTTTGTCACTTTTTGAAATGAACTACTGACATGCATGAACTTTCTGACAATATTTGAATGTATTCAGATTAGGCAGATAGGCTGAAGGTTATATACGGTATGTAAACTGTTGACAAAATCCTTTTTCTGCACTTAACATGAGGAGTTGCTTCAATTCAGACTTGCACATTGTTTTCCTGACACTGCCGTGGGACATTTTGCAGGTCATTGAACTGCTGCTTTGGCCATTATGAGTCAGACTTGGGCTTAATCCAGTAAATTGAAATGATATACTTGTTTTTCAGGTTTTCACTCAAACAACCATTGTGTTTTGATCTTGtagcatttgtttttgtcattacaaaaacattgttGGTCAAAACAGTAAATGGGAAGCAATGCATATAGTGGACAATCCCTTTTCAACTGACCCACTTGTTTGTGCAGAAAAACAATCCACACTCCATATTTCTTGTGCACAAGCTGTCATGTCGAGTGCTTTAAACCTTTTCCAAGTGCCACTTGATTGCCTTTGCtgccctttttaaaacaattcaaatCTCAGGTGAAAAAGGTACTAACGACtcaaaattcacttttttttagactACTGCTCTTTTATTTGTATTCCTTTAATCTTCAGCTTGTAATGTGGAGTTCAAAGGGTTTTTCTGTGTGTACTAATGGAGCAAAAATATCAAGATGGGCCTTGCATGTAATTTAATAagatatatgtatgcatacgtTAAAGGCACCcaaatggattttattttcATCACATGAACACCGACCAGCCGCAACATTACGTTTTATAGGCTTAATAATGAGGACACTGTATTGTTACCTTAATTCCTCTATAACAGTATTAATGAAAAGTGAAATTGGTAACGTTGTGGCTGTTTTGGATTAGATAAATTCTATACAGCATAGTGGttggtgtgctttttttttgtattcacctTGACCATTACGAGGGACATGACATAGACGATGAATTGAAGGTATGTAAAGGTAGCAAATATGTCCAAGTTTAGGTGAACATTGCTGGTCAATGATGAATAACAttctattctctttttttctttttcttgtcaaTGATGAATGATGTTCTTCTGCGGgtaacatttatttaatttgtctAGCTCTGTTTTGGGGGGTGTAAATAGAGCACTAATGAAATCGCacatatatttctttttaatatatacatacccTGTAAGCTCTGCTAACGATGGGATAACAATAACGTAATGCCAGAATGTAATAAAGTGTTAAAGGTGATGTGTAAATAATTTGCTTTACAAATGTCAAGAAGGAATTTCCCATTTTTGcacaaaccttaaaaaaaagagacttCACAGTTTTTAGGGTTAGCATTCCTGGTTCACAGGCGCGGAAAAGCctgcttcatttgttttgacagtCGGCAACAGTTGGAAAAAGTCCTGCCGACAACTACGGGCAACTGTTTTTCTCTTCTCCGTCCTGTCTGGAGAAGCTCAGTTGAAGCATAAGATAGTGTGGTGTGTCACATTTGATCTTTGATATTAATAGGCAGAACAGCTCATCTGTAGTCTCTTtggttagtaaaaaaaacagtggtaTTGTAAGATCAGGCTATTaaacaaatgttattaaaaGTCTACTACAACATCACAACTTAATTTGACATGTAAGCATAGGTAGTACTTTAAATAAAGACAGAGGTGTATCTACTCTTCTTCCATCAGTTTTAACAGGAATTTTTAACTGAACAAAAAATTCGAGAAGAGGGAACACATTTGCAGCACCCCAAAAAATGTGGtttatttggggaaaatgtttttttcattcagtTGTACTCGTCCCCAAAGCTGAGGCAGTActtaatatatattgtattatatatttttttattttgtatataggTGTGCATATACTTATATTTTATAGTACTTTACAGTTTTCAAcctatttttaaacatgttaGTTCCTGTTCATTTACAGAATGCAGAGGTGCTGTTTAGATGATTTACTACATCTTGTGTTAAAGGTGTAGGCTGAATTCAAGGCTTCTTGTGTGGGGCATATTGAAGAACATTTTCATTGTTTGCTGTGGGCCGATAAAAAAAACGTGGCAGTGGGTCAGAGATGGCCCGCAGCCTGTACTTTGGACACCGCGGCAAGAAAGCCATCACTAGGAGGAGACAGAGGGTGGAAAATGGAAGTTAAAGAGTCAGAAAGAGGGAGGAGAGAAGGGGAAAAGAGCGTGAGCATGAGATCTGCTTTTGCTTAAACTCATTTTTCTTTCGCCCAAGGAAGGGAGCGGAGAAACAGTTTGAAAAAGAAGGAGGAGAGGAGGAAGGTGGACAGGAGCTCCGAGATGCGAATGGATGGACAACGCAGCTCCTCGGCGCGAGCCTCCAATGGCCTGCGGGACCTTCGCACCTTTGCAGGTGACCTGCATCCAGCAGCCACGCTAGGCTGCTCACAGCCTCCAGGTATTCGTTTTCGATACATGCACGCGGAAGCCCACCACAGCTGATACCGCTGAATGCTCGCAAGTCAAAGGCTGGGGGAAGCACGTTACTGtgtctgggggaaaaaaatcgaaaaagcTCGTGCAAAACGTCTACCTTTAATAGTCTATGCTACTTAATAATGTTTTGCTTTGGCTTCAGTGCGTGCTATAAATGTGTCTTGAGTTAAGGGGGATTGGATTTTGCAAACAAGCCATCGGCTTTTTCCACTCTTAAGAAATATTTCAAGATAAGAGCACTGATGAATTGGAGTTTTAAGTTTCCCAACAATTAAGTTTGGCAGATGTGAGAACATAATCGCTGGCCCAACAaaaaatttgtataaaaaataccaCAACCATCTTTTTTTCATGTCTAATAGTATTACTAATGTACTGAGGAGTTGATACtgaattattatattatgaCACTAATATCAGGAGTAGCACAATGGAGATGAAGGTGAAGCAGAAAAACGTGGTAGATGTACATTCTGCTCAATAATGTCATTACTGTAGGTTTTACTTATTGTAAATgttatacacttcattttatcAGATAcattacaaacatttttgtgtaatattttgGACGCAAAAACTGATTCATTTCGATCCCAGGATCTCGTGTGGCTGTTTTGACTTATGAGCCTGGTTGTGGAATAAATGTAATTAGTGCGCAAAGGCACGAATATATTTTTGGAGATGTTAGGTGATTTATTTTactcttttatttattgtagTCACTGCAGATTCTGCATGCGCTTGCACAGAAATATAAAGTTTTcctgtgttttgttttaatggacTGAATCTGTCAGCTTTGTCAATATGTCTCATGTTGACTTTTTGCACAACAATGTCACTAAACATCCAATTTGCGTATGAGAGCCACGACTCTGAGGTGGAGAATTTGCTACCCCTACAAGttgtaataatgatagtaataaTACTGGGTTTGAAGAAAATGTTGGTTGTAGTGCATCAAGGAGTTGGTGCACAGCAGGGCAGGTAGGCGCATGTCTGGGGTATGTTCATTTTTGTTGGAGACTTTGTTACAAGATGTATACGGTCGTAGGTATCTCTGATATTCAACACAGTCTGCGTTTCACCTGCAACTTTGAGTGGAAGACAGGTGGGCTTGTAAAAGCACATTTGACACATTTGGAGGCACAATTAAAACGGAGACTGCTCTGAGTCATCCTCAGTCTGCCATTAGAGGCTAAACAGAGGTGACTGTCTCCCATCTTAATGAGTAAATGTTCCGTCATGTCAAACGGGTGCGAGGGTGTGTCTGCGATATTCTCGGAAGTAATGATTTTCAATGTAGCTGAAAAACGACTGCAGTCTTCTTCATTGTCTAAATTAACCTATAAATTAGCATTGTTTTTCGACTTCGTACCATGAAAACAACGTGGCTTCACCATTGTTTTGCAACATTTATACGTAGAACCTAATTAATAATTTGtcacaaaagtgtttttttgattGGAGACATGTAGCAAAATTGAAGCTCTCttcaaaatagtttttaatgGCACTCTGTTATTATCAagcccaaattaaaaaatatagaattgCATGTAGACCTAAATATGggcttttattgatatttttctccgttcatataaataaatacatttattttatgtccTCAAAACGCcttgaaaaaatattgtatctatttattttttaaataattcaacaaGATTATTTCTGCTAGAATGCAgtctattcatatttttttcagctcagatgatggaaaaaaaaggaatctttTTGACATATTCATCATCATGGTTGcatatttggcatttttatatgtttattttattcaaagaaAGCAGCCGGACAAAAGAGTTTGAATGGACAGATAGACAAAAACTTCATTAACCTTATCTTGTACCTAAGAATTACTGAagttacttgaaaaaaaatagtttgagacTGTTTGTCCTGCATAGTATCTcccttattttcttttcattaaagTTAAATAAATTAGAAGCCATCCAAGCATCTTGGTTTTCAAGATATGAAAGTATTTGGTAGAGAAGGCTCATTAGTTCTTTGACTAATTAATTTCACTTTATATTTTATGGGTCaatgagtccttttttctgtctttcttttttagggACATGTGACCAAAATAACAACCTTTGTGCACGTGTGAAGTTTAGTTTCTTTCATTGTCTTGGACCTCGGCTTAGCTGCCAATTTGAGAGGAATGTTGTTAGAAACCATCTTGGGAATGTAAAAAAACGCTCTGATAATAGAGGGAAAAGGAAAGGTGGCCCTTGAAATTGGACATGAACTTGGAAGTGGAACAGCTAAAAGGACCACCGTGTGTGTGCAATACAGCCCACTAATGACATTGAATTATGGCTTTGATTTGGAAATTGATGAGTCAAATATTTTAGGTATAAATTTCTCCTGCatggttgacattttttggcaGACTTGAGCTGCTTAAAGCAGTCGGCGTGAAAATGCAGTAGCTCGAGGCGAGAGCTGCACACACCTGTgtgtttggaggaaaaaaactgcttttatgATTAGTATTGCAGTGAAATGTTCAATtctaacacatgcacacaaacacacacacacacatgaaaaagatcagtttatttgtgtatttcttgACTTTACTTCAAGGAGTTGAGAAATGTGACAGTACTTGTTGGAGGGTCAGTTTTTCAGGTGTGTTTTTGGTTTGAAAATGTAACATGTTTTGACATGTCCAAATAATAGACAGGCTGAGTCCAAAGTGGCAGTGCTCACATTAGTCAGGGGGAAAAGTCCTTAGCGGAAGTGAATAATAAAAAGTTGTTTCCTCATGAACATAATTCACGATAAAGGTATAGTTATGGGGCATTTCTAAAAGTCAGGACTAAAGGCAAGTAGAGTGAATTATTTTATCAAATATACCTTCAAGGCATTTATCTTAATTGCATGTTGAAACTAAGCATATGTCATGTTATTTTATTATCCAATTTAACAATGTATTCTAAAAAGGAATGCAGTCATTTTGGGACTATATTAGGTGCaactttaacattttaaaagaaaattgcatttgtttatttatatataatagcTGAACCAGACAAttggtgatgaaaaaaaagaagacaattaTTTGAAGGTTCACAGTGAGGTAAAGGCCCAGACTTTTTTCGCGTTTACTTGTGAGCTGGTCActgttttttctgtctttccgTTCCCTTGCTGTCTCGACTGGGTCACTAATAGTGTGTGTTTGCCAAATAGATTGCCAGTATGTTTGTTGCTCGTGTCTGGGGAGTCATTTCTGAGGCTGgccgtttattttattttttggtttagcCAGCTCTTGCCCACTCTCTACAGTCTCTGGGGTCCACACTTGTCTTTaggatgcaaaaaaaagtccatttggCCTTGTTTACTTTAGTCtgctattgttgttattgttgtttttacaccCTGTCATGTTAAGTAAGgctgatgttgttttttgttgttgacgcCGGCGTGTACAGTATCATTTTCTTTTGCCTGATCCTTTGTCACCTGATGATGAAAATTGTTGGCTATAATTCTAGTGGAGGCTGGCCACCaatgggacaggctccagcacccctctggAACTCTTGGGATGAGAagcggtataaaaaaaaaagaaagaatgaataaTTCTCGCAATGTATATGCATCCATCctcccgattttttttttatgtatcggAATGATAATGGCGTGTGTGCTTGTGATTATTTGTGTGTGCAGACAATGTAATTAGCACGTTGTTGggatctcacacacacacacaacacactgatcacacacacacaggcaactCTCACCACACTGTGACTGACTAGGTATCCATTCTGTTTAAGTCTCATGTTAAGTAAAAAATTCCGTGCCATCAAAATGAGGCAGGAAACTGTGTCCATGATGACCTTATACATAACCACTTTTGCTAACGACTTGCTACCTCGTCGGGTGGTATCATTAATTAAGCCTACAAGACATTTCCTAGAAAGAAAGCAGACTAATGTGTTGCAAATGCATGTCTggaattgtgtgtgtttgtctagCATACTCTGCACTGGTTTATACAAGTCTATTGCATATTTgacatattatatattttttaaaaagcatatatTTTCTGTACATTTTAGAGTGATGTTTTATTGTGGTTAGCCGTAGGTGCTTCTACATAATACATGAACCCTGCTGCAGATTCATACATTTACATTAATGTACTTCAAAAGTGAGGTGGAAGGTTTATCTTTATCCATTTCCAGCAAATTTTtcaggataaaaaaatatatattataaagcGCACATGACCCCATGTCGTACCACCCAAATGTATCCAAATTGGacaatatgctgttttttttcaatgtctaaAAATGGgatatttacagaaaaaaattacactgAAATAGTTGATCGTTTAAAACTATACGAAACAAAATAACGTGCTAAGTGCGTCCTCTGCATGCTGGTGCCTGTACAGAGAGAGACGCATGTCCCACTCTTCTTCTCTGAGGCTGAATGAAACCataaaacactttaaattaaTGCATCAGTAAAACAAGTTGCTGCAATTACATATACATTGCAATGTGTCATTACCATTTTCCTGTATAGGCTTATAGTAAGTAGTTTTATTCTTTCAGTTACATAGCAACAATAACATCCATTGCAGGGCTCAATAAGTTTTCAGTGAATCTTTGGAAACCAGCACAGTTGTTTCGCTGTATTTAAATGGTATCTTGTAacgtaaatgaaaaaaaaacgttgtaaATTCTAAACTATTCCCTGTCTTTCTTGCTTAGCTGGTGTTTGAGCAGCCATGATTCCCTGGTATGGATCTCTTTTTCGCGATTTCCAGCCCCACCGACACACGTTGCACTGCAGAGGAGACGGTCTCAGCATGTGGCTCCCCGGTTCGGGTGAACCGGTGGATTTGATCTCAGAACCCCAGGATGACAAGCTTCACCCCCAACCCCGTCACCACAAACATGTGGCCGTGTGTCAACAGGAGACTTTGGCCTTCATCGATCTTCAGTCGCCAGAAGGCTCCGAACTAAATGGACACAACCCTTCCCGTGTACCACATTGTGCCACTCACGCTCCAGCCCTTGACACTTTGAAACACTCACAGAATGAGCTGAATGACCGGGCGCAAAGCTACCTCGCAATGTGCGAGAATGATGAACTGCTCATTTCAAACGTGCGTCTGACCAGCGTGGACGACGTCAAGTGTTCATCTACATTAGAAAAAACGGATGGAGGAGCACAAAATATTGCGTCAGTATTTCGTCCTCACCATCTTCCTCTGGCCTTGCCGCTCTGCAGCCTCCAGGCGAACAGAGACTCTTGGGACTCCCAAA is from Stigmatopora nigra isolate UIUO_SnigA chromosome 1, RoL_Snig_1.1, whole genome shotgun sequence and encodes:
- the plekhm2 gene encoding pleckstrin homology domain-containing family M member 2 isoform X3; the protein is MDELKVKDRILENISFSVKKLQSYFAACEDETPAIRNHDRVLQRLCEHLDHALLYGLQDISSGYWVLVLHFTRKEAIRQIDELQHIATNLGRSRAWLYLALSESSLESYLRLFQENQVLLQKYYFKNALVCSHDHLTLFLTLMSGLEFIRFDLELDVPYLDVAAYMPEYYKPHNLLDFEERLPSSDSLSLHSFTSLTSTNLEWDDSAIAPSSEEGDLTDQASCPRSNGSDPLTVISDSVVLSTSNVKAKVGARLSPPRHNPFNQDSDANTSADVTPVHVAAFPIVSTGDDVDSTNTELEVIRMARRRKASKKRRGKSSTDSISCNRDSISSEPIETDSIFNHSEDQDSLNCTVIHLDGVSEKVAGEHDEDGDEAFLRLPEMPDTTMENVGQPLRDVVDRLNGEVWEPPKSELGPSSAEGQSTPVPPERQPFPEDSEAKPPDPDSSPDLQQAAQNLLFLTPDDPDAAPPGGGNHDTSEHGQSQVLSGGHEDQREAKAIAGQEQNVKTGEEYDKDKCETTLQDEKLSPSESSHPAEFKVDNNHLLLLMIHVFRENEEQLFRMVRMSTGHMEGDLQPLYLLLTDCYIYLLRKGAAEKPYTVEEAVSYNELDYLSVGLDQQTVSIICTNRRRKFLFDSADTSLTLWFLSILKTAMVKGCREPPYPPILTDATMEKLALTKFVSQESHCEVSEVSINLYSLVHWEDPMDASIPNLKSNSSTKEGMLQYRAGSTYLGKELWKSCYLVLSNGILYLYAERTDVVPLLSVTMGGENCGGCRRSNSTERPHAFQVILTERPPLELSANNEQDMAEWMLVLCQSVSKGVIPQGAAPTTCIPCCLVVTSSKLLTCHQDCQTGFFRSLGSADICDVEAVSLEADLGYCVIEFATDRHHFLPPWVLYFSGREERDRLLEVLDNVWQNIFQVALPHRVVCEPSVKKRCNEGLALMKSAWQRADSLARGRAQREPWC
- the plekhm2 gene encoding pleckstrin homology domain-containing family M member 2 isoform X4, translated to MDELKVKDRILENISFSVKKLQSYFAACEDETPAIRNHDRVLQRLCEHLDHALLYGLQDISSGYWVLVLHFTRKEAIRQIDELQHIATNLGRSRAWLYLALSESSLESYLRLFQENQVLLQKYYFKNALVCSHDHLTLFLTLMSGLEFIRFDLELDVPYLDVAAYMPEYYKPHNLLDFEERLPSSDSLSLHSFTSLTSTNLEWDDSAIAPSSEGDLTDQASCPRSNGSDPLTVISDSVVLSTSNVKAKVGARLSPPRHNPFNQDSDANTSADVTPVHVAAFPIVSTGDDVDSTNTELEVIRMARRRKASKKRRGKSSTDSISCNRDSISSEPIETDSIFNHSEDQDSLNCTVIHLDGVSEKVAGEHDEDGDEAFLRLPEMPDTTMENVGQPLRDVVDRLNGEVWEPPKSELGPSSAEGQSTPVPPERQPFPEDSEAKPPDPDSSPDLQQAAQNLLFLTPDDPDAAPPGGGNHDTSEHGQSQVLSGGHEDQREAKAIAGQEQNVKTGEEYDKDKCETTLQDEKLSPSESSHPAEFKVDNNHLLLLMIHVFRENEEQLFRMVRMSTGHMEGDLQPLYLLLTDCYIYLLRKGAAEKPYTVEEAVSYNELDYLSVGLDQQTVSIICTNRRRKFLFDSADTSLTLWFLSILKTAMVKGCREPPYPPILTDATMEKLALTKFVSQESHCEVSEVSINLYSLVHWEDPMDASIPNLKSNSSTKEGMLQYRAGSTYLGKELWKSCYLVLSNGILYLYAERTDVVPLLSVTMGGENCGGCRRSNSTERPHAFQVILTERPPLELSANNEQDMAEWMLVLCQSVSKGVIPQGAAPTTCIPCCLVVTSSKLLTCHQDCQTGFFRSLGSADICDVEAVSLEADLGYCVIEFATDRHHFLPPWVLYFSGREERDRLLEVLDNVWQNIFQVALPHRVVCEPSVKKRCNEGLALMKSAWQRADSLARGRAQREPWC
- the plekhm2 gene encoding pleckstrin homology domain-containing family M member 2 isoform X1 produces the protein MDELKVKDRILENISFSVKKLQSYFAACEDETPAIRNHDRVLQRLCEHLDHALLYGLQDISSGYWVLVLHFTRKEAIRQIDELQHIATNLGRSRAWLYLALSESSLESYLRLFQENQVLLQKYYFKNALVCSHDHLTLFLTLMSGLEFIRFDLELDVPYLDVAAYMPEYYKPHNLLDFEERLPSSDSLSLHSFTSLTSTNLEWDDSAIAPSSEDYDFGDIFPVLQAMPSADWEEGDLTDQASCPRSNGSDPLTVISDSVVLSTSNVKAKVGARLSPPRHNPFNQDSDANTSADVTPVHVAAFPIVSTGDDVDSTNTELEVIRMARRRKASKKRRGKSSTDSISCNRDSISSEPIETDSIFNHSEDQDSLNCTVIHLDGVSEKVAGEHDEDGDEAFLRLPEMPDTTMENVGQPLRDVVDRLNGEVWEPPKSELGPSSAEGQSTPVPPERQPFPEDSEAKPPDPDSSPDLQQAAQNLLFLTPDDPDAAPPGGGNHDTSEHGQSQVLSGGHEDQREAKAIAGQEQNVKTGEEYDKDKCETTLQDEKLSPSESSHPAEFKVDNNHLLLLMIHVFRENEEQLFRMVRMSTGHMEGDLQPLYLLLTDCYIYLLRKGAAEKPYTVEEAVSYNELDYLSVGLDQQTVSIICTNRRRKFLFDSADTSLTLWFLSILKTAMVKGCREPPYPPILTDATMEKLALTKFVSQESHCEVSEVSINLYSLVHWEDPMDASIPNLKSNSSTKEGMLQYRAGSTYLGKELWKSCYLVLSNGILYLYAERTDVVPLLSVTMGGENCGGCRRSNSTERPHAFQVILTERPPLELSANNEQDMAEWMLVLCQSVSKGVIPQGAAPTTCIPCCLVVTSSKLLTCHQDCQTGFFRSLGSADICDVEAVSLEADLGYCVIEFATDRHHFLPPWVLYFSGREERDRLLEVLDNVWQNIFQVALPHRVVCEPSVKKRCNEGLALMKSAWQRADSLARGRAQREPWC